A window from Dromaius novaehollandiae isolate bDroNov1 chromosome 1, bDroNov1.hap1, whole genome shotgun sequence encodes these proteins:
- the COPS7A gene encoding COP9 signalosome complex subunit 7a, producing the protein MAAEGKVTGQSQEQFLLLAKAARGAALASLIHQVLEAPGIYVFGELLDMPAVRELADGEFAPVLRLLTIFAYGTYADYLAEAANLPPLTEAQKNKLRHLSVVTLAAKIKCIPYSVLLEQLQLKNVRQLEDLVIEAVYADVLRGSLDQRNQRLEVDYSIGRDIRREELSTITRTLQEWCQGCEVVLSGIEEQVSRANQHKEQQLALKQQIESEVANLKKTIKVTTAAAAAATSQDPEQHLTELREPAPGTNQRQASKKTSKAKGLRGSAKIWSKSN; encoded by the exons ATGGCGGCGGAGGGGAAGGTGACggggcagagccaggagcagttcctgctgctggccaaggccgcccgcggcgccgccctcGCCAGCCTCATCCACCAGGTGCTGGAGGCGCCGGGCATTTACGTCTTTGGGGAGCTGCTGGACATGCCCGCCGTGCGAGAG CTGGCTGACGGCGAGTTCGCGCCAGTCTTGCGCCTGCTGACCATCTTCGCCTACGGGACGTACGCGGACTACCTGG CTGAAGCAGCAAACCTCCCTCCCTTGACAGAGGCTCAGAAGAACAAACTGAGACACCTGTCGGTTGTTACTCTGGCTGCCAAGATCAAG TGCATTCCCTATTCAGTGCTGCTGGAACAGTTACAGCTGAAGAATGTCCGGCAGTTGGAGGACCTTGTGATTGAGGCTGTGTATGCAGATGTGCTGCGCGGGAGCCTGGACCAGCGAAACCAGCGCCTGGAGGTGGATTACAGCATTGGGCGGGACATCCGGAGGGAGGAGCTAAGCACCATCACCCGCACCTTGCAGGAGTG GTGCCAAGGCTGTGAAGTTGTCCTGTCAGGCATCGAGGAACAGGTTAGCCGAGCCAACCAGCATAAAGAGCAACAGCTGGCACTTAAGCAGCAGATAGAGAGTGAG GTAGCAAATCTAAAGAAGACAATTAAagtgacaacagcagcagctgcagcagccacaTCCCAAGACCCAGAACAGCACCTAACAGAGCTCAGGGAGCCAGCGCCTGGCACCAACCAGCGCCAGGCTAGCAAGAAAACTTCCAAAGCCAAAGG GCTCCGGGGCAGTGCGAAGATTTGGTCCAAATCAAACTAG